The following are encoded together in the Alphaproteobacteria bacterium genome:
- a CDS encoding choline dehydrogenase, translated as MTTTNTYDFIVTGAGSAGCAVAGRLSEDGKFRVLLLEAGPKDSYPWIHVPLGYHKTYNNPRVNWMFESEAEPELNGRTMYQPRGKVLGGTSSINGMVYMRGNAADYDQWRQRGCEGWDYDSVLPYFKRAEDNVRGADDWHGVGGPLRVSDHRWQPPLAKALHDAAIEAGIPANPDFNGRAQDGVGYYQTTINNARRWSSARAYLKDAKARRNLVIATSAHATRLLIENGRAVGVEYRTPAGLVTARAAREVIVSGGVYGSPQLLMLSGLGPAAHLQQHGIAVVRDMPGVGSHLHDHFNTYVSYKCTQPITMNDLANSWPRRMLAGMQYVFGRTGPLSAMGLYVGALVKSDQRLERPDLQINMFAWAVKERNRNGVVPQPYSAFCLSPVHLTPEGRGTVRLKSPDPLAAPEIRFNFLKSANDWNAMLRGMEICRRIGSQKALKPYVVEEIDPGPGVVEEPGLRDYIRATGVSNLHPVGTCKMGRESDAVVDPQLRVHGVERLRIADASIMPSIVAGNTNAPSIMIGEKCADMVKQAAQ; from the coding sequence ATGACCACCACCAACACCTACGACTTCATCGTCACCGGCGCCGGCTCGGCCGGCTGCGCCGTCGCCGGCCGCCTCTCTGAGGACGGCAAGTTCCGCGTCCTCCTCCTCGAGGCCGGCCCGAAGGACTCCTACCCCTGGATCCACGTCCCGCTGGGCTACCACAAGACCTACAACAACCCGCGCGTGAACTGGATGTTCGAGAGCGAGGCGGAGCCCGAGCTCAACGGCCGCACCATGTACCAGCCGCGCGGCAAGGTGCTGGGCGGCACCAGCTCGATCAACGGCATGGTCTACATGCGCGGCAACGCCGCCGACTACGACCAGTGGCGCCAGCGCGGCTGCGAGGGCTGGGACTACGATTCGGTGCTGCCCTACTTCAAGCGCGCCGAGGACAATGTGCGCGGCGCCGACGACTGGCACGGCGTCGGCGGCCCGCTGCGCGTGTCGGATCATCGCTGGCAGCCGCCGCTCGCCAAGGCGCTGCACGACGCGGCGATCGAGGCCGGCATCCCCGCCAATCCCGACTTCAACGGCCGCGCCCAGGACGGCGTCGGCTACTACCAGACCACGATCAACAACGCGCGGCGCTGGTCCTCGGCGCGCGCCTACCTCAAGGACGCCAAGGCGCGGCGCAACCTGGTGATCGCCACGTCGGCGCACGCCACGCGCCTGCTGATCGAGAACGGCCGCGCCGTCGGCGTCGAGTATCGCACGCCGGCGGGGCTGGTGACGGCGCGCGCGGCGCGCGAGGTGATCGTCTCCGGCGGCGTCTATGGCAGCCCGCAGCTGCTGATGCTCTCCGGCCTGGGGCCGGCAGCGCATCTGCAGCAGCACGGCATCGCGGTCGTCAGGGACATGCCGGGCGTCGGCAGCCACCTGCACGATCACTTCAACACCTACGTGTCCTACAAGTGCACGCAGCCGATCACCATGAACGACCTCGCCAATTCCTGGCCGCGGCGCATGCTGGCGGGCATGCAGTACGTCTTCGGCCGCACCGGCCCCCTGTCGGCCATGGGCCTCTATGTCGGCGCGCTGGTGAAGAGCGACCAGCGGCTCGAGCGGCCCGACCTGCAGATCAACATGTTCGCCTGGGCGGTGAAGGAGCGGAACCGCAACGGCGTGGTGCCGCAGCCCTATTCGGCGTTCTGCCTCTCGCCCGTGCACCTGACCCCGGAAGGCCGCGGCACGGTGCGCCTGAAGTCGCCCGACCCGCTGGCCGCGCCCGAGATCCGCTTCAACTTCCTGAAGAGCGCCAACGACTGGAACGCCATGCTGCGCGGCATGGAGATCTGCCGGCGCATCGGCAGCCAGAAGGCGCTGAAGCCCTACGTGGTCGAGGAGATCGACCCCGGCCCCGGCGTGGTCGAGGAACCCGGCCTGCGCGACTACATCCGCGCCACCGGCGTCTCCAACCTGCACCCCGTCGGCACCTGCAAGATGGGCCGCGAGAGCGACGCCGTGGTCGACCCCCAACTGCGCGTGCACGGGGTGGAGCGCTTGCGCATCGCCGACGCCTCGATCATGCCCAGCATCGTCGCCGGCAACACCAACGCCCCCTCCATCATGATCGGCGAAAAATGCGCCGACATGGTCAAGCAGGCCGCCCAATAG
- a CDS encoding endonuclease domain-containing protein, translating into MRPESTTPARLNARSLRRELTEAERALWRRLRRRQFLDARFRRQVPIGPYIADFACLKSRLIIELDGSQHVEAASYDTRRDAFLGREGFTVLRFWNGDVLARPDSVMEAIFVALDRVRLRHPPSALRAPSPSGGR; encoded by the coding sequence ATGCGCCCCGAATCGACCACACCAGCCCGTCTCAACGCACGCTCTCTCCGACGCGAGCTGACCGAAGCGGAGCGCGCTTTGTGGCGGCGCCTGCGCCGCCGGCAATTCCTGGATGCCCGCTTTCGGCGCCAGGTCCCCATCGGTCCCTACATCGCCGACTTCGCTTGCCTGAAGTCCAGGCTGATCATCGAGCTCGACGGCAGCCAGCACGTCGAGGCTGCGTCCTACGACACGCGGCGCGACGCCTTCCTCGGGCGTGAAGGCTTCACCGTCCTGCGCTTCTGGAACGGCGACGTTCTCGCGCGCCCGGACTCGGTGATGGAAGCGATCTTCGTCGCGCTGGACCGGGTCCGTCTTCGACATCCCCCATCCGCCCTTCGGGCACCTTCCCCCTCCGGGGGAAGATAA
- a CDS encoding DUF2283 domain-containing protein, producing the protein MKLHYYPETDSLYIELRAGPGASTREIASGLVADLDARGDVVGLDIDRASTRLDLTTLETVALPFKSSKAA; encoded by the coding sequence ATGAAGCTGCACTACTATCCGGAGACCGACTCGCTATACATCGAGCTGCGGGCCGGGCCGGGCGCGTCCACGCGCGAGATAGCCAGCGGTCTGGTGGCCGACCTCGACGCGCGGGGCGATGTCGTCGGCCTCGATATTGACCGCGCCTCGACGCGCCTCGATCTGACGACGCTGGAAACGGTGGCGCTGCCCTTCAAGTCGAGCAAGGCGGCGTGA
- a CDS encoding N-6 DNA methylase, whose translation MQDIAAAITTYVSETRRLESIPSSTEATFYPAIRSLLSSILDQRRLPFEVRTNTSEAKQGGTDMPDFVLGDKAAFVGVYGEVKRATVPLDDLAASAEQNDQIGRYLARTGVVLLCNVRSFGLLACAPGYERRLATTVPPSSRELIKSVDLWSAVSGSKTKNKVDESALATLVEIVERSITDYAPIADPADLAKVLARQARDAKDALPEDLKPVQSLLDDYRGALGLAFSIDDPKGDRFFRSSLVQTAFYSVFAAWVLWDRDAPADASFTIEEAAQHLAIPFLSALLHDLRHPQRSKWLGLDAQLGRAIATLNRVDRKLFRARMTFPALDEQTAVAAITYFYEPFLEAFDPQLREDLGVWYTPPEIVQYQVGRVHYLLKSELGRPLGLADPDVYVLDPCCGTGAYLLEVARCIAAELKASGDESTVGLELTRAFQSRIIGFEILTAPFAIAQLQLHMLLRSLGAQPREDKRLAVYLTNALSGWNAADDIKLHFPEMRQEYDASRSVKRNARIIVILGNPPYDRFAGAAQSEEKELVAHYKGIKLVVDRNRKDGTIKRDEFGAPQMKQQGKGLLYLEYGVRKSLLDDLYIRFLRLAEQRIGEAADYGIVSFISNSSYLTGRSHPLMRRSLLSNFHEAWIDNLNGDKYRTGKLIPQGLPGGGSADQSVFTTALDPRGIQPGTAIVTWIKRPAAKVHNAPTTPKKNGIATLRYRDFWGLAASKRRQLVTSLPTGDGPAGSSIPSYSQITSTVEARWRLAPRTVEGGFEAWPALDELFPLSLQGVNHNRGYEGSIVDTNAEDLRKRVQEYFSAETFDEAKQTSPEIATERARYNPENAWRKLKSEGHYRAESIVSFLTFPFDQRFIYYADQHKWLNEARPDLFDCVGENEFFITVPEPRKVSEALPVYSTVLMNHHVHERGSAAFPAEVVVLADRNANIHEQAWRTLQHHFGLEGLRRDDAARRLVRRLFRLAFAVMHAPAYQREHASALASDWAHLPVPKEKPLFDSLADAGERVARLIDANRDAADIIEAVLGKERSTALGGLHLIDGGQVKPTDLRVTVTYWGGGKGRWKPRPFLSTEQALGAWGERTGDLFINETTFFANVPEAVWTYQVGGYPVLKKWLGYRQADRRAGAPLSNDERRWFRTIIQRIAALLALGPELDRLYQDAVGKAFTAAELGISR comes from the coding sequence ATGCAGGATATCGCGGCGGCAATCACTACCTACGTATCGGAAACCCGACGGCTTGAAAGCATCCCGTCGTCGACCGAAGCGACATTCTATCCTGCGATTCGTTCGCTTCTATCCTCTATCCTTGACCAGCGCCGACTACCATTCGAAGTGCGAACCAATACATCTGAAGCAAAGCAGGGTGGCACTGACATGCCTGACTTTGTGCTCGGCGACAAAGCGGCGTTCGTCGGTGTCTACGGTGAAGTTAAGCGGGCGACCGTGCCCCTGGACGACTTAGCAGCATCAGCAGAACAAAATGACCAAATCGGCCGCTATCTTGCCCGCACTGGAGTGGTGCTTCTTTGCAATGTCCGTAGCTTCGGTCTACTGGCCTGCGCACCCGGCTATGAACGGAGGTTGGCAACGACCGTCCCGCCATCAAGCCGAGAACTCATCAAGTCCGTCGACCTTTGGTCTGCGGTCAGCGGTAGCAAGACCAAAAATAAAGTCGATGAAAGTGCGCTTGCCACGTTGGTGGAGATCGTTGAGCGGTCAATCACAGATTACGCGCCCATTGCCGATCCTGCCGATCTCGCAAAGGTGCTAGCGCGGCAGGCACGCGACGCTAAGGACGCACTGCCGGAAGATCTTAAGCCGGTGCAGTCTCTTCTCGACGACTATCGCGGTGCGCTGGGTCTGGCGTTCTCCATTGATGATCCCAAAGGCGACCGCTTCTTTCGTTCGTCACTGGTGCAGACAGCTTTTTACAGTGTTTTTGCGGCCTGGGTGCTTTGGGACCGGGACGCTCCTGCCGATGCGAGTTTCACCATCGAGGAAGCGGCCCAGCATCTAGCAATCCCGTTTCTCTCGGCCCTACTCCACGACCTTCGTCACCCACAACGGAGCAAGTGGCTCGGTCTTGACGCACAGCTTGGTCGTGCCATTGCCACGTTGAACCGTGTAGACCGCAAGCTGTTTCGCGCACGAATGACGTTTCCCGCTCTCGACGAGCAAACCGCCGTCGCGGCTATAACCTACTTCTATGAGCCGTTTCTGGAAGCATTCGACCCTCAGCTCCGAGAAGACCTTGGCGTTTGGTACACGCCACCGGAAATCGTCCAGTATCAGGTTGGCAGGGTTCACTACCTCCTAAAGTCGGAACTCGGCAGACCACTCGGACTTGCTGACCCGGACGTCTACGTACTCGATCCCTGCTGCGGGACCGGAGCCTACTTGCTTGAGGTTGCGCGCTGCATTGCCGCCGAACTTAAGGCATCGGGCGACGAGTCTACCGTCGGGTTGGAACTGACCCGTGCATTCCAGAGTCGAATCATCGGATTTGAGATTCTTACTGCTCCCTTCGCTATTGCACAGTTGCAGCTACACATGTTGCTGCGGTCACTTGGCGCACAGCCCAGAGAGGACAAGCGCCTCGCTGTCTATCTTACTAACGCACTGTCGGGCTGGAACGCAGCGGACGACATAAAGCTGCATTTCCCGGAGATGCGACAGGAATACGATGCCTCGCGTAGCGTCAAGCGCAACGCTCGGATCATCGTGATCTTGGGCAATCCGCCCTACGATCGCTTTGCCGGCGCGGCACAATCCGAAGAGAAGGAGCTAGTTGCCCATTACAAGGGCATCAAGCTTGTGGTCGACCGGAACAGAAAAGACGGGACAATCAAGCGTGACGAATTCGGCGCGCCGCAGATGAAGCAGCAGGGCAAAGGGTTGTTGTATCTGGAGTATGGCGTGCGAAAAAGTTTGCTCGACGATCTTTATATCCGCTTTCTGCGTCTGGCCGAACAGCGCATTGGCGAAGCTGCCGACTATGGAATTGTGTCCTTCATCAGTAACTCCTCCTACCTAACAGGGCGTTCGCATCCCCTAATGCGTCGATCGCTGTTGTCGAATTTCCACGAGGCATGGATCGATAACCTCAACGGCGACAAATACCGCACTGGCAAACTGATTCCGCAGGGTTTGCCAGGCGGTGGCTCAGCAGATCAAAGCGTCTTCACGACGGCGCTCGACCCGCGCGGCATCCAGCCGGGCACGGCCATTGTCACGTGGATCAAACGACCGGCGGCGAAGGTGCACAACGCGCCGACGACGCCAAAGAAGAATGGGATTGCAACACTGCGATACAGAGACTTTTGGGGCCTTGCCGCGAGTAAGCGTAGACAGTTAGTAACCAGCCTACCAACGGGCGATGGTCCCGCAGGTTCGAGCATCCCGTCGTACTCGCAGATTACTTCGACAGTTGAAGCGCGCTGGCGGCTGGCACCGAGAACCGTTGAAGGTGGGTTCGAAGCATGGCCCGCCTTAGATGAATTGTTTCCATTGAGTTTGCAGGGGGTGAATCACAATCGTGGTTACGAGGGAAGCATTGTGGACACCAATGCTGAGGATCTTCGGAAACGTGTCCAAGAGTACTTTTCTGCTGAGACGTTTGACGAGGCCAAACAGACATCACCCGAGATTGCCACTGAACGTGCTCGATACAATCCCGAGAATGCGTGGCGTAAATTGAAGAGTGAAGGTCACTATCGAGCGGAATCGATAGTCTCTTTTCTGACGTTTCCCTTCGATCAGCGATTCATCTACTACGCCGACCAGCATAAATGGCTCAACGAAGCTCGCCCCGATCTGTTCGATTGTGTAGGGGAGAATGAGTTCTTTATCACTGTTCCCGAACCGCGGAAGGTGTCTGAAGCACTTCCCGTGTATTCAACTGTTCTCATGAACCACCATGTACATGAGCGAGGGTCGGCGGCGTTTCCTGCCGAGGTTGTCGTGCTGGCGGATCGAAACGCCAACATTCATGAACAGGCTTGGAGAACGCTTCAGCACCACTTCGGCCTTGAGGGGCTTCGTCGTGATGATGCCGCTCGTCGCCTCGTAAGGCGGTTGTTTCGTCTGGCCTTCGCGGTGATGCACGCTCCTGCGTATCAACGCGAACATGCCAGCGCATTGGCGTCCGATTGGGCACATCTACCTGTCCCCAAGGAGAAGCCGCTTTTCGACTCACTAGCTGACGCCGGTGAACGTGTGGCCCGCTTGATCGACGCCAACAGAGATGCCGCCGACATCATTGAAGCTGTGTTGGGCAAGGAGCGAAGCACCGCGCTTGGCGGCCTACACCTCATCGATGGCGGCCAGGTCAAGCCGACCGACCTACGTGTAACAGTCACTTATTGGGGCGGCGGCAAGGGACGTTGGAAGCCACGGCCATTCCTATCGACCGAACAGGCGCTCGGTGCGTGGGGTGAACGAACGGGCGATCTGTTCATCAACGAGACGACATTCTTTGCCAACGTTCCCGAGGCAGTATGGACGTATCAGGTCGGCGGATATCCAGTTCTCAAGAAGTGGCTTGGATACAGGCAGGCTGATCGGCGTGCTGGCGCACCGCTGTCCAACGATGAACGCAGATGGTTCCGCACAATCATTCAAAGGATCGCTGCGTTGCTTGCGCTCGGCCCCGAGCTCGACAGGCTTTATCAGGATGCCGTCGGCAAAGCGTTTACTGCGGCGGAGTTGGGTATCTCGCGCTAG
- a CDS encoding alpha/beta fold hydrolase gives MTAAIRPFTIAVPDAVLADLRTRLRNTRWPEAELVADWSQGAPLAWIQDICRYWAETYDWRAREALLNRFAQFVTEIDGLDIHFLHVRSPHADALPLIITHGWPGSFVEFHKVIEPLTDPTKHGGRAEDAFHVVCPSLPGFAFSGKPTTTGWGVARIARAFASLMARLGYARYGAQGGDWGSAVTTALGALDAQHCAAIHVTLAMGTRPRVEGEPSPEEARALEGIKHYADWDSGYSKQQSTRPQTLGYGLTDSPAGQAAWILEKFWAWTDCDGHPENILGRDELLDNLMLYWTTATATSSARLYWESFRPESRAPVTVTVPTGVAVFPREIVAPVRKWMAAGSFPNITHWSEMAKGGHFAAFEQPAAFVGEVRTFFATVR, from the coding sequence ATGACCGCAGCCATCCGCCCCTTCACCATCGCCGTCCCCGATGCCGTGCTCGCCGATCTCAGGACACGGCTGCGCAACACGCGCTGGCCGGAGGCCGAGCTGGTGGCCGACTGGAGCCAGGGCGCGCCGCTGGCCTGGATCCAGGACATCTGCCGCTACTGGGCCGAGACCTACGACTGGCGCGCGCGCGAGGCGCTGCTCAACCGCTTCGCGCAGTTCGTCACCGAAATCGACGGGCTCGACATCCATTTCCTGCACGTGCGCTCGCCGCACGCGGACGCCCTGCCGCTGATCATCACCCATGGCTGGCCGGGCTCCTTCGTGGAGTTCCACAAGGTCATCGAGCCGCTGACCGATCCGACGAAGCACGGCGGCCGCGCCGAGGACGCCTTCCACGTCGTCTGCCCGTCGCTGCCCGGCTTCGCCTTCTCCGGCAAGCCGACGACCACCGGCTGGGGCGTCGCGCGCATCGCGCGCGCCTTCGCCAGCCTGATGGCGCGCCTGGGCTACGCGCGCTACGGCGCGCAGGGCGGCGACTGGGGCTCGGCGGTGACCACGGCGCTGGGCGCGCTCGACGCCCAGCACTGCGCCGCCATCCACGTCACCCTGGCGATGGGCACGCGGCCCAGGGTCGAGGGCGAGCCGTCGCCAGAGGAGGCGCGCGCGCTTGAGGGCATCAAGCACTACGCCGACTGGGATTCAGGCTACTCCAAGCAGCAATCGACGCGGCCGCAGACCCTGGGCTACGGGCTGACCGACTCGCCCGCCGGCCAGGCGGCGTGGATCCTCGAGAAGTTCTGGGCCTGGACCGATTGCGACGGGCACCCGGAAAACATCCTCGGCCGCGACGAGCTGCTCGACAATCTGATGCTCTACTGGACGACGGCGACGGCCACGTCGTCGGCGCGGCTCTACTGGGAGAGCTTCCGGCCGGAGAGCCGCGCGCCGGTCACGGTCACGGTGCCGACCGGCGTCGCGGTGTTCCCCAGGGAGATCGTCGCCCCGGTGCGCAAGTGGATGGCGGCCGGCAGCTTTCCCAACATCACGCACTGGAGCGAGATGGCGAAGGGCGGGCACTTCGCGGCCTTCGAGCAGCCGGCGGCGTTCGTCGGCGAGGTGCGGACGTTCTTCGCGACCGTGCGGTGA
- a CDS encoding ABC transporter substrate-binding protein, translating to MARKTKGNALGRQDGGLTRREMTLALSALGIASLGQRSAMAAGPEGQLTWAVHVSLAPTWFDPAETPGIITPFMLMYALHDALVKPMPGSAAAPCLAESWKQAPDGLSYTFTLRAGVKFHNGEPVTAEDVKFSFERYKGTSAALMKERVKAVETPDARTVRFVLNAPWPDFLTFYSSATGAGWIVPKAQVEKVGAEEFKKAPVGAGPFKFVSFTPGVELVFEAFDGYWSKKPTVKRLVFKVIPEEATRLAALTRGEVDVAYSIRGELAEQLRKTQGLTLKAVVLQAPFWLYFADQWDAKSPWHDKRVREAARMAIDYKAVSEALTLGYSPITNSIIPDNFEFYWKPPPAVYDPKKAKELLAAAGHRAGFDAGDYYCDTSYANIGEAIINYLQEAGIRVKLRPLERAAFFSSYSQKKLKNLIQGASGAFGNAATRLAAFAVKGGAYAYGNYPELDELFAKQESEIDVAKRTELLHKAQQFIHENSVYAPIWQLAFLNGHGKRVGESGLGLIKGYAYSAPYEDVTIKK from the coding sequence ATGGCGAGGAAGACAAAGGGCAATGCGTTGGGGCGGCAGGACGGCGGGCTCACCCGCCGCGAGATGACGCTGGCGCTGTCGGCGCTGGGCATCGCGAGTTTGGGCCAGCGCTCGGCGATGGCGGCGGGGCCCGAGGGGCAGCTGACCTGGGCGGTGCACGTTTCGCTGGCGCCGACCTGGTTCGATCCGGCCGAGACGCCGGGCATCATCACGCCCTTCATGCTGATGTACGCGCTGCACGACGCCCTGGTGAAGCCGATGCCGGGCAGCGCCGCGGCGCCCTGCCTCGCCGAGAGCTGGAAGCAGGCGCCGGACGGGCTGAGCTACACCTTCACCCTGCGCGCCGGCGTGAAGTTCCACAACGGCGAGCCGGTGACGGCGGAGGACGTGAAGTTCTCCTTCGAGCGCTACAAGGGCACCTCGGCGGCGCTGATGAAGGAACGGGTGAAGGCGGTGGAAACGCCGGACGCGCGCACCGTGCGCTTCGTGCTCAACGCGCCGTGGCCGGATTTCCTGACCTTCTACAGCTCGGCCACCGGCGCGGGCTGGATCGTGCCCAAGGCGCAGGTCGAGAAGGTCGGCGCCGAGGAGTTCAAGAAGGCGCCGGTCGGCGCCGGACCGTTCAAGTTCGTGTCCTTCACGCCCGGCGTCGAGCTGGTGTTCGAGGCCTTCGACGGCTACTGGAGCAAGAAGCCGACGGTCAAGCGGCTGGTCTTCAAGGTGATCCCGGAAGAGGCGACGCGGCTGGCGGCGCTGACGCGCGGCGAGGTCGACGTCGCCTACTCGATCCGCGGCGAGCTGGCCGAGCAGCTGCGCAAGACGCAGGGGCTGACCCTGAAGGCGGTCGTGCTGCAGGCGCCGTTCTGGCTCTACTTCGCCGACCAGTGGGATGCCAAGTCGCCGTGGCACGACAAGCGCGTGCGCGAGGCGGCGCGCATGGCGATCGACTACAAGGCGGTCTCGGAGGCGCTGACGCTCGGCTACTCGCCGATCACCAACAGCATCATCCCCGACAATTTCGAGTTCTACTGGAAGCCGCCGCCGGCGGTGTACGACCCGAAGAAGGCCAAGGAACTGCTGGCCGCGGCGGGGCACCGCGCCGGCTTCGACGCCGGCGACTACTATTGCGACACGTCCTACGCCAACATCGGCGAGGCGATCATCAACTATCTCCAGGAGGCCGGCATCCGCGTGAAGCTGCGGCCGCTGGAGCGCGCGGCGTTCTTCAGCTCCTACTCGCAGAAGAAGCTGAAGAACCTGATCCAGGGCGCGTCCGGCGCGTTCGGCAACGCCGCGACGCGGCTGGCGGCCTTCGCCGTCAAGGGCGGCGCCTACGCCTACGGCAACTACCCCGAGCTCGACGAGCTGTTCGCCAAGCAGGAATCCGAGATCGACGTCGCCAAGCGCACCGAGCTGTTGCACAAGGCGCAGCAGTTCATCCACGAGAACAGCGTCTACGCGCCGATCTGGCAGCTGGCCTTCCTCAACGGCCACGGCAAGCGCGTCGGCGAGTCCGGGCTCGGCCTGATCAAGGGCTATGCCTATTCGGCGCCGTACGAGGACGTGACGATCAAGAAGTAG
- a CDS encoding UdgX family uracil-DNA binding protein (This protein belongs to the uracil DNA glycosylase superfamily, members of which act in excision repair of DNA. However, it belongs more specifically to UdgX branch, whose founding member was found to bind uracil in DNA (where it does not belong), without cleaving it, appears to promote DNA repair by a pathway involving RecA, rather than base excision.): MSARADRAALAALAEDAKSCTRCPLYRNATQTVFGEGPADHPLMLVGEQPGDREDIEGHPFVGPAGKLLDRALAEAGIERDATWLTNVVKHFKNEPRGRKRLHRRPDRYEIDRCRWWLDQEIALVKPSLIVALGVTAAEALTGRRVVLSRLRGGAIELPTGHRGLITTHPSAILRVPDAAAKRTAFAALVKDLKIAQRLAA; this comes from the coding sequence ATGTCCGCCCGAGCCGATCGGGCCGCGCTCGCCGCCCTTGCCGAAGACGCCAAGTCGTGCACGCGCTGCCCGCTCTACCGCAACGCCACCCAGACCGTGTTCGGCGAAGGTCCGGCGGACCATCCGCTGATGCTGGTGGGTGAGCAGCCGGGCGATCGCGAGGACATCGAGGGCCATCCCTTCGTCGGCCCCGCCGGCAAGCTGCTCGACCGCGCGCTTGCCGAGGCCGGCATCGAACGCGACGCGACCTGGCTCACCAACGTGGTCAAGCACTTCAAGAACGAGCCGCGTGGCAGGAAGCGCCTGCACCGCCGGCCCGACCGCTACGAGATCGACCGCTGCCGCTGGTGGCTCGACCAGGAGATCGCGCTGGTGAAGCCCAGCCTGATCGTCGCGCTGGGCGTCACCGCCGCCGAGGCGCTGACCGGCCGGCGCGTGGTGCTGTCGCGCCTGCGCGGCGGCGCGATCGAGCTGCCCACCGGCCACCGCGGCCTGATCACGACGCACCCCTCCGCCATCCTGCGCGTGCCCGACGCCGCCGCCAAACGCACCGCCTTCGCCGCCCTGGTGAAAGACCTGAAGATCGCCCAACGCCTCGCCGCCTGA
- a CDS encoding alpha/beta hydrolase, translating to MTTTPPTLQHRYAEIGEVMLHYVIAGSGPPVVLIHGWPQTWYEWRHTIAALSPRYTVIAPDMRGLGDSSRPLGGYDKRTIGNDIWRLVSETLGHQRFRLVGHDWGGPTAYAIAADHPEAIEQLVVVDVVIPGCGGDFSQGGRRWHHQFHVTPDLPEALVQGRERLYLQWFYQTFAYFPGAITEADLDEYVRTYSQPGAMRAGFNLYRAIPQDAKANATQLATGFRLPMPVLAIGGANSYPHARGRGKEVEESMRRVATDVRGAVIEECGHFVPEEQPGVLNRLMMEFFGGSGRGS from the coding sequence ATGACCACCACCCCGCCGACCCTGCAGCACCGCTACGCCGAGATCGGCGAGGTGATGCTGCACTACGTGATCGCCGGCAGCGGGCCGCCGGTGGTGCTGATCCATGGCTGGCCGCAGACCTGGTACGAGTGGCGCCACACCATCGCCGCCCTGTCGCCCCGCTACACCGTGATCGCCCCCGACATGCGCGGGCTGGGCGATTCCTCGCGGCCGCTCGGCGGCTACGACAAGCGCACCATCGGCAACGACATCTGGCGCCTCGTCAGCGAGACGCTCGGGCACCAGCGCTTCCGCCTGGTCGGCCACGACTGGGGCGGGCCGACGGCCTATGCGATCGCGGCCGATCACCCCGAGGCGATCGAGCAGCTCGTCGTCGTCGATGTCGTCATTCCCGGCTGCGGCGGCGATTTCAGCCAGGGCGGCCGGCGCTGGCACCACCAGTTCCACGTCACGCCCGACCTGCCGGAGGCGCTGGTCCAGGGACGCGAACGCCTCTATCTCCAGTGGTTCTACCAGACCTTCGCCTACTTCCCGGGCGCCATCACCGAGGCCGACCTCGACGAGTATGTCCGCACCTACAGCCAGCCGGGCGCGATGCGCGCCGGCTTCAACCTCTACCGCGCGATCCCGCAGGACGCCAAAGCCAACGCGACGCAACTGGCGACCGGCTTCCGCCTGCCGATGCCGGTGCTGGCGATCGGCGGCGCCAACAGCTACCCGCACGCGCGGGGGCGGGGGAAGGAGGTGGAGGAGAGCATGCGGCGCGTCGCGACGGATGTGCGCGGCGCGGTGATCGAGGAGTGCGGGCACTTCGTTCCGGAGGAGCAGCCCGGGGTTCTTAATCGGCTGATGATGGAGTTCTTCGGCGGCAGCGGGAGAGGATCCTGA